The DNA sequence TTCTGGTGTGTTAACAGGCTTCTCTTATCTTTAAAGGTCTTCTTACACTCCTGGCAAAGATAGGgtctctctccagtgtgaatgcGCTCGTGCACTTTTACTTGTGATATCTGTTTGAAGCCCACGCCACAAAGGCTGCAGGCATAAGGCTTTTCCCCCGTATGTACTCTCTGATGTATCCTGAGCTCGGCGGCTCTGCGGAAGCTCTTTCCACAATCAGAGCAAGGAAAAGGTCTTGCTTCACTGTGGATATTCAGGTGCATTTTCAGTTCAAATGACCGCCGAAACGCCTTGCCACATTTAGGGCAAGAATAGGGTCTCTCATCAGAATGAACACGCTGGTGattctttaataaatataaatgtatatatgcctttccacactgaagacattGATGGCGCTTCTCTTTCCTGTGACACTGCTGATGCTCTTTAAGTTGACAGAAAGCACTAAAAGATTCACTACACTTGCCACAACGGAAGGGTTTCTCTGCCGACTGAGGTGGCTCGTGCTCTCGAAGTCTCCTACTGTCACTAAATGTCTTATTGCACACAGAACATCGATGAGGCTTTTCTCCTGTGTGTATGCGCTGATGTGCAATCAAATTTGCATGTCCCTTAAAACGCTTCTCGCACACGGAGCACGTGTAAGGTCTCTCGCCCGTATGAACGCGCCTATGGACCTTAAGTCCACCCAGCTGGCAAAATGTCTTTCCACACACTTCGCacttgtaaggtttttcaccagTGTGAGTTCGTACATGAACTCGCAATGCTCCAGATGTAGTAAAGCTCTTCCAGCATTGTGTGCAGACgaacggtttctctccagtatgaacccTTTGGTGTGCTTTTAGATCTAAAGTGTGATGGAAAGCCTTCGGACATTCCGAGCACTGGTGTGGCTTTTCGCTTTTATGAAGTCTCCGGTGATTAAACAATGATCCTGTTTGAGCGAATCTCTTACCACATTCAGAGCAGTGGTatggtttttctcctgtgtgaatACGCGAATGCACTTTAAGTTCAGCGGACGTGATGAAGCGCTTGCCGCATTCAGGACATTCGTGGGACCTAACTCCTGAATGAACGAGTTGATGTCTTTTAAAGTGTACTGATGTTCTGAAGTTTTGTCcacatttaaagcaatggtAACTTGACTTGCCGGAGCGGATTCCTTTTTTAACACTCTTTCTTGAGCAACTCCTCGTCCTTTTTCCAATTTGCTTTTCTGAGTAGAAAAAAATGCATGTAGAATGTAGTGAGCACAACAGCATACTATGCATTTTATAATCAACAACAAATCACTTACCAAATAATGCTGCCGAAAACATATAAAGCAACAAAACTCTTAAAAGAACGCAAtgacttttggggattttagcttattcatTGTATCCCCCAAAGTTAGATAAGTGCATACATAGCcttttcatctctgtgcgtcCCATAACTCTATCTGACGCACCtaccgctagcttagcttagcacaaagacttgaagtaaatggctccagctagcctacttctcccaataagtgacaaaataacgccaacattttcctatttatatgttgtgatttgtatagtcacatcgAAGCACTACTatttgggcggagtgatttgctcgcagaaGCCCTgtgtgaggagcagagagtttgcGCAAGCGTTGTGCTAATCACTCTGCCCAAgtagtgcttcgccttctgagaataaagttcccagtatgtatacggttTAAAGATgactgtgtctcatatgaccttgtaaTTTGTACACGATGTGAATATACAAattacaacatataaataggaaaattttggtattattttgtcacttattgggagcagtatgctagctggagccatttacttccagtctttgtgctaagctaggctagcggtgggtgcgccAGATAGAGTTATGGCACGCATGCATAGATATacacactagatgtcgccttgggatTCTATACATGCGTCAAAATCGCtgccatcttagaacaggggtcttgtcataggaaatagctaggtaaagctgctatatccgcctgtacttcgaattcatggacgatgccggatttttgtgctgcgtatggatgataggcctactagcactatgcattatagttagaaaaagtagatttttataatatcaaaactttaattatttttctggactcaatgctaaatacatgtctgactgtttaaatgaaccaaaagaaaaccaagaaaatctcattcatgatgatttatggtgattttatttccatttcaccattgcctacaatgacacTGATGCGgggctcccctgtttcaagatgacGCATTTGGTCCAATGAACTGCTGTAGCCAAGGccacatctagtgtacatatctatgccaTGCATGGAGACTTACTCTGGGGGAcacagtgaataagctaaaatcccCCAAAGTCTAGTGAACCCTAAAATCACTGcctttgtgttttttgtagCTAAAGTGATTTTGATTAAAAGTTTAACTTTCATTTTTGTTACCTTGCTCTGGGACTGCAAGTTCCTCTGTTGTCTCTGTGGTTCCTGTATCATGAAGAAATGAATCATGGTTCTCTGGAGTCAGATCAGCTTCCACATCTCTATTTGCCTCTTTTTTCAACTCCTCACAAATACCAAACAGTATTGGGTGACCGCAAGAAGGTGGGCTTGGATCTGGCTCCACGTTTGTCAATGTAATCACTACATAATTTGAAAATGTAGTTATACAGCAACATTCTTATAGTCAAAATCATATATTCTTAAACACAATGTAGCACTACGTACAGTTCTCTTGATGTCTGGATGCGTTTGTCAGTATCTCGATTGCCTCCAAAAGAGATTCCATGTCGGGTATTACAGTCCACCAGCTAGCAAAATACATTCACTGAGTCCTAAGCAGGTGTACTTCTGTCTGAAAAGGTCCTTAAAACACAGAACCCAAAACTAAAAGTGAAACTTTCTTTTCCCTCAGAAAGTTCAGTAACTTTTAAATACAAGCCTATAATtgttaaatgtcattttaagcTGATTAAGTCTTACCACAGGTTATATTCATGATGGCAATAACGTACACAGTGGTCGAGTTTTCATCGTGGAAGGAAAACGTATTTAAATAGCGTTTACTTCCTGCTTCCGCATGACGGAGGATTGTTTGCTGTGCGGGTTCTCgtaaacctgttttttttttttttttgttgttttttttaacttgctgATGCCTCTGGTTCAAGTGAGGTCGCAAGCAGATGCGTCGCGGTGTACaagtttttattatattagaAAAAGGGAATTTCTTTATTTGCTTTTCCGTTAATAAAAGGGGGAAAAGAAAGATTGAGTGAGGTGCACTGATCTGGTGAGGTACAGCATGGAATATCAGCGGCTAGGTCGTGGGTTTATTTCCCAGGAAAAACATTCATAATGCTTCACATAGCTTGTTGAAAgtcacttttaataaaaatctgccAAATTCATAAATGTTAAGACAGTGAAGAGTAAAATGAAGTACAAAGATGTTCATGTCGTTTGTATTGCTATTCCGGGTTTTAggaaatgaaataaatattatacatttttttaatacaaaaactACATAAGTTAAATGATGTGCCGTCCAGACCTCCTTGTGACCACTCGCTGTCAATGAAAAACATTATGTAACGTAAACGTATTGAAAAGTGTTACTGTTTTGCGCCCGTGCATGTGGTGGCGGTAAAAACAAATACCCTTTGCAAAAATCTTCATTATGCAAGAGTTTTCTGCTGCTGACTGCTGACTGCCATATATCTATGCTGACTGCAGTCTACTCTGTGGTATAATTTTATGCCTGTAGGGGGCGTTTTATGGCCCAAGTCTATTCTTGTTAGAAGTTACATTTTCCACATGCAGCatgcttatttatttaaaaatcaaaattcgtTATTGGTTATGTTAAAATATCCATATCTTCCACATTTGTTGAACCtcacattaaattaattgaaCACTATGTAGGAATTTCTGAATACTTGTACTTTAAACAATACATATAAATTCGTATAAATAAGCGAGAATcaaatattaaacaaataaaacgtttactattattttttttaaataaatttacagTCTAATGTAATCGCCATGATGTACATCACGTGACCTGCTTGTGCCCACCGGAAGACGCGCGGCAGCTCTAGGTCCTGCCGTGTTTCTATGGTGTTGCAGACTCTTCAATGTGGATCACTACATGGCGGTAACGGGAAACACTGCGGTAAATATGAACATTTAACGCGTTTACTTAAATATAGACATAGATTTCACAGGTTTTTATTGGTGTATAGCTAACAAAGGTGAAATCAGTCACCGTTCACCTCATGTTTTTTCTATATAtgcattcagttgtgtgtgCATGAGGCCTAAAGTGAAAGCTCGTTAGCCTCGTTCCCTGCTAACTTGCTAGCTACAATAGCATGCTAAGGTAGCCGCACAATGCTAGGCTTTTCATTCATGCTTATTTTTGTATTATCTTGGATTTACCATGGTTTATAAAGTGCACGTAGCTTGTTCTAGGGCATGTAAATAATACGCCTATGAACACTGCACTGTTTTACTGAATTACTGTATTTAACAGATTTAAATCAAGTAGCACTTGTGCTGCTGTGATGTACAAGCGCGCCACAGTCACTACCGTGCCCTTAACATCTCTTTGTTAATATACACCAAGTCTTGCGAGTGATAAACCCTCAGTGCCCTACACTGATGACTCTGTTTACATTAAGCCAAAATATATGTACTATTATGCATGACCTAATAAGTCAAGCACAAATGCTGGTTCACATAGTCATACACTGTTTTCTTGTCATGTTTAAGGGCAACACAGCTTTCAATACACATAATATTGGCAGATGATCATGTTTACAAATAACTGAGAAGTCCAGTTTGTAACTTGCATACGGAATAGACTAGTACACTAGATCTCAACCTTTGTGACCTtaagacccccccccccccccaaataatATTAGAGGCCCCACACTTACAGTTTCTACACAGTATTTTAGAGCTTGATATAACCAGATCAGTTATaaaataactagatattaagtGTCTTGACTTTTAATTGTTTTAGCATATTAGCTTATGTTAATGTTTGTTGTTTCCTTATTTTAAATATTCACCTCTTGTCTTAAGGCCATTAGGAAGTTTATTTGAGGCCACCGGGGTGAGAAACACTAGTTTAGTTAGCCTAAAAAAATGCTGAAACATGATGTTTGTAAAATGCTTCTGCCAGTAAAGATAAAACTATTGTAATGGTTAATAGTTGATTTTATAACTTCACATTGTAGCTGAGTCTTTTAATTAAAACTTTTCATTATCCACAGATAGCTGCAATATTGTGAGAGCTTTGCTAGCAAGTCTCCACGGGCTTCTCGATCCTGGTTGGCTCAGTAAAGCATAGCCTCATTGGTAAGTACATAACATGCATCAGTTCACTGAGCACTCTGTTTTAGAAGTATTGTTTATATGTTtgcttattatttatattattcatTGCATTAATTTTCTCATTGTGAGGCAAAGGTTTGATGATGGAGAATGGACAAGGCACAGGTGCAAAGCTTGGACTGCCGCCTCTTACGCCAGAGCAGCAGGAGGCGTTACAAAAGGTACTAATTATTGTTGAATTTTAGGGCTTTTTACTTTGGTATACCTTGGTATTAAATAGAAAATGAATCTAGAGAAAGAATTAGACTAATGGAAGTTTTTTTGAACTAGACATTAAGACACTAACAGTTTACCAGTTTCTGCTTACTTAATAGTTGATTCCTCTCTTTTTAGGCTAAGAAGTATGCTATGGAACAGAGCATAAAGAGTGTTTTAGTGAAACAGACCATTGCCCACCAGCAGCAGCAGCTCACAAACTTACAGGTGAGCTGATATGATGATCTGACTATGTTGAtgttctttttaaatgcaaaacacATACGGTGCAATGCTTTATGGTTTACACATTGTTGAActtttatttgagaaaaatAATGAATTATTGGAACTAATTATGTCAGACCAGTAGTGCAACTAAAACTTCATAGTATCCCCACTGACTGTCATGTAAAGGGTTCTCATACATACACCagtgtattaattttttttagcagtatttattttgatttatctACACAAAGAAataatttgaaataatattgctgtatttaaaaaaaaaaactaaaagtacAATTTATCACACATGTTGGAACATGATGATGCTTAGAAGTACAGTTAGTTTTTTCTTTTGGTCAGATTGTAATAGTTTTTTCCCCACATCAGGCCTTGTAGTATTTTTCAGATTCCGTATAGTATTTTTCTAGACTGAAACGTTTTACTGGAATGAAGTGCATCTTTTGATGCTTTATTTCGTTACGGTGCCTTACTGCCAGTTTGGTTGAGGTCTTGTATTTGTGGGACTCATACTGGAAGACTGCTACATCCAGATTAGACGTTACTATCTTGGATCTTAGCAGTTGGATACACACACTACACTACCCAAGCAGACATCTTGATGACATCATCCagataaataataattcaaatgattcacacacacatttacgCCTACTTTATTTTTGACTCTGTGAGAATAATACAGGAGCTGTGAGCTGCCTACTTGTTGTCCTATTTGAAATAATGCCTGTCAGTAATGTTGGTGCTTTAATTGTGGTATGTTTCAGGTTTTCATTCAAAGTAAGTGGTGTTTTAAAGAGGTGGGCAGAGCTTTAAGTTGAGTCTGAGGCTTTGATCAGTCAGATATGTCTGGAATACTATATCTGTCTGCTGTTAAAAATAGTACAAGAAAGGAAAAAGAGATATCTAACCTTTTCAGCACTTTTCCATCTTTACTGTGTTTCAGATGGCAGCAGTGACAATGGGCTTTGGAGATCCTCTCTCATCTTTACACTCGGTCAATAGAATATTAAACTATTATTTACCTTCTGTACGCTTTATTGACATAATGACCGTTATCCTTCTTTAACTGGCATTAACCTGACCATATAAACTAGACATTTACCGCAGcatatttaaaaagcagacatggCTGTGTTGTGAACGAAATCTGTGATGGTCAACCATTTCATTAAGCtggttttaaaacaatttactaAATTAGTACGAgaacaaacaaatcattaagtACCTCTATAAGCTCAATTAACTGACTTTGCTTTCATTAATGCAAGGGGACTTGAATTACAGGATCGGGATATGAAGTATTATTTTAGGGTTGGTACTTTTAATGTTGCGCAGGATCTCCTAAGCTTAGCTGACAACTCATTCCACATTTGTCTTTTTTAATTATTGCATGGCCATCAGTGAGTGTGCCCTCATTTCAGTGCTTATTGATCTAGATGCACGTGTGATCTACTGTAAGTTCAATGCTCAACTTGAAGTAGGGGTGGGTGTTTTTCTTTAGAAAGCATTATCACGATCTTTATAACAGACAATCACAATCTACGATCTGAATTGTGATTTTCTTTTCAAATTTAAGATCCAGCCTGAAACATGCGCATATGAATTTATTATTTGTACAGTTTAAAACACTACATTGAAAAATGGCAAttaaaacctgataaactttatttaaaataataaaattgtaaTCAGCAGAccataaaacaacttttttacaACTAACGACTTTTAAGTACTCAAAACTCAAATAGTATTTTAAATAGCGCTGTTactaaaattattataaaaaaatgtaagcaaattacatattttataatGATTGATCATGCGTAAAATGTACATGACTTTTTATGGTCAAAATTGATCTTCGATGGTGGCTAATAAACATGTTCATACAGTTAAAAGTACCCCACTAATGTGAACGGCGAGCGCAAAGTCCTTAGAactattttaaatgttaaaagaaGTCACAAATCCCAGCTGCGCATCGCAAAACATTTGTGTTAACAACACCGAAAACATTTCCTCATTGGATAGGATTTTGTTTTCCAACCTTTCACCATTgtatcagttttttttttgatatATGTGCGATGCAGAAAGACAGTGCTTCGTTTGAAGACTGGGAAATTGTGTGAGGGGCTTTGctcatttttgcaattatcgaCATCACCACTTGTTAATTACAGTAAATTATCAgataaagctttaaaaa is a window from the Misgurnus anguillicaudatus chromosome 21, ASM2758022v2, whole genome shotgun sequence genome containing:
- the LOC129446221 gene encoding uncharacterized protein, which encodes MYFASWWTVIPDMESLLEAIEILTNASRHQENLITLTNVEPDPSPPSCGHPILFGICEELKKEANRDVEADLTPENHDSFLHDTGTTETTEELAVPEQEKQIGKRTRSCSRKSVKKGIRSGKSSYHCFKCGQNFRTSVHFKRHQLVHSGVRSHECPECGKRFITSAELKVHSRIHTGEKPYHCSECGKRFAQTGSLFNHRRLHKSEKPHQCSECPKAFHHTLDLKAHQRVHTGEKPFVCTQCWKSFTTSGALRVHVRTHTGEKPYKCEVCGKTFCQLGGLKVHRRVHTGERPYTCSVCEKRFKGHANLIAHQRIHTGEKPHRCSVCNKTFSDSRRLREHEPPQSAEKPFRCGKCSESFSAFCQLKEHQQCHRKEKRHQCLQCGKAYIHLYLLKNHQRVHSDERPYSCPKCGKAFRRSFELKMHLNIHSEARPFPCSDCGKSFRRAAELRIHQRVHTGEKPYACSLCGVGFKQISQVKVHERIHTGERPYLCQECKKTFKDKRSLLTHQKVHHK